One window of Legionella pneumophila subsp. pneumophila str. Philadelphia 1 genomic DNA carries:
- the thpR gene encoding RNA 2',3'-cyclic phosphodiesterase, whose amino-acid sequence MNAIRAFFAISLPPAIQENIRSNLEPLRQMAPVHSIRWTKPMHLHITLQFLQRLETKHIQVLIERVSNELNHIKQFDLEFGVLEWFPSPKNPRLISLTVDPQDRLRDWSRMIGQVMDSLKYPLEKRPFRGHLTVGRVVNFSPKLQQLLQIKFPIIPPVPINKFYLIESRPDKEGSNYFPLAQFDLTR is encoded by the coding sequence ATGAACGCTATACGTGCTTTTTTTGCTATTTCACTACCACCAGCGATCCAGGAAAATATCCGGAGTAATTTGGAGCCATTGAGGCAAATGGCACCAGTTCACTCCATAAGGTGGACAAAGCCAATGCATTTGCATATCACCTTGCAATTTTTACAGAGACTGGAAACAAAACATATTCAGGTCTTGATTGAAAGAGTAAGTAATGAACTTAACCATATAAAGCAATTTGATTTGGAATTCGGTGTTTTAGAGTGGTTCCCTTCTCCCAAAAATCCAAGACTTATTTCATTAACTGTAGATCCTCAAGACAGACTTAGGGATTGGTCTCGAATGATTGGTCAGGTGATGGACAGTTTAAAGTATCCCTTAGAAAAACGTCCTTTTAGAGGGCATTTGACTGTAGGTAGAGTGGTGAATTTCAGCCCAAAACTTCAGCAGTTGTTGCAAATAAAATTTCCTATCATTCCACCAGTTCCGATTAATAAATTTTATTTAATCGAAAGTAGGCCCGATAAAGAAGGAAGTAATTATTTTCCCTTGGCACAATTTGATTTAACCCGGTAA
- a CDS encoding Hsp20/alpha crystallin family protein, translating to MGSLRKHQPGKTTDLLMSPFLRLQQEVNHAMSDFYNLFDPQRSANLEQFEHISLTPSLDIVEDKDNFKIEVEMPGMGEEDIKVSFCENRLTIEGEKTTSKKDENKNYISREISYGRYERTISLPLSADVDKATASFKKGMLWITIPKKTEAKENVKTIKIEKAK from the coding sequence ATGGGCAGCTTAAGAAAACATCAACCAGGTAAAACAACTGATCTTCTGATGAGTCCGTTTTTAAGACTTCAGCAAGAGGTCAATCATGCTATGAGTGATTTTTATAATTTATTTGACCCTCAAAGAAGTGCCAATCTTGAGCAATTCGAGCATATTTCTCTTACTCCGTCTTTGGATATCGTTGAAGATAAAGATAATTTCAAAATTGAAGTAGAAATGCCTGGTATGGGTGAAGAAGATATTAAAGTATCTTTTTGTGAAAACAGATTAACCATTGAAGGAGAGAAAACCACTTCTAAAAAAGATGAAAATAAAAATTATATCAGTCGTGAAATTAGTTATGGGCGATATGAACGCACCATTTCCTTACCTCTATCTGCGGATGTGGATAAAGCGACTGCCTCTTTTAAAAAGGGTATGTTATGGATCACAATACCTAAAAAAACTGAAGCCAAGGAAAATGTAAAAACAATTAAAATTGAAAAAGCAAAATAA
- a CDS encoding zinc-dependent alcohol dehydrogenase family protein, with protein sequence MHAMIMEKPGCELQYQEVNKPNPNENELLIKVSACGICRTDLHVVDGELKNPKTPLIPGHQIVGTVEQVGSAVKKFAIGQRVGVPWLGGSCGICNFCTSGRENLCDQACFTGYQIDGGFAEFCVANYHFCFPIPDGYPDHQAAPLFCAGLIGYRALLKAGDATHLGLYGFGAAAHILIQVACQKGIKIYAFTSPGDQETQRFAYRLGAVWAGDSTQSPPHLLDAAIIFAPVGALVPQALSHTVKGGTVVCAGIHMSDIPSFPYEILWGERTVCSIANLTRKDGEEFLSLAPKIPVKTKVQTYPLTEVNRALDDLRHGRYRGAGVIVMK encoded by the coding sequence ATGCATGCCATGATCATGGAAAAGCCTGGATGTGAATTGCAATATCAGGAAGTCAATAAACCAAATCCAAATGAAAATGAACTTTTAATTAAAGTATCAGCTTGTGGGATTTGTAGAACTGACTTGCATGTTGTCGATGGTGAGTTGAAAAATCCCAAGACTCCCCTTATTCCAGGCCACCAAATTGTAGGAACTGTTGAGCAGGTTGGATCCGCTGTTAAGAAATTTGCAATTGGACAGCGAGTTGGAGTCCCTTGGCTAGGTGGAAGTTGCGGGATCTGTAATTTTTGCACCTCTGGCCGAGAAAATTTGTGTGATCAAGCCTGCTTTACCGGGTATCAAATAGATGGTGGTTTCGCTGAGTTCTGTGTAGCAAATTACCATTTTTGCTTTCCTATTCCCGATGGATACCCGGATCATCAGGCAGCACCATTATTTTGTGCTGGTTTAATTGGATATCGTGCCTTGCTAAAGGCTGGTGACGCAACTCATTTAGGTCTATATGGATTTGGAGCGGCCGCACATATACTGATTCAAGTGGCTTGCCAAAAAGGAATAAAAATTTATGCATTTACAAGCCCAGGCGATCAGGAAACTCAAAGATTTGCATACCGATTAGGTGCTGTCTGGGCCGGGGATTCTACGCAATCACCACCTCATCTTCTTGATGCAGCAATCATTTTTGCACCCGTTGGTGCATTAGTGCCTCAGGCTCTTAGCCATACTGTAAAAGGAGGTACTGTGGTTTGTGCTGGTATACATATGTCGGATATTCCCAGCTTCCCTTATGAAATACTATGGGGTGAACGCACTGTATGTTCAATTGCCAATCTAACTCGCAAAGATGGAGAAGAGTTCCTGTCTCTAGCCCCTAAAATCCCAGTTAAGACAAAAGTTCAAACCTATCCCCTTACCGAAGTTAATCGAGCACTGGATGATTTAAGACATGGCAGGTATAGAGGAGCCGGGGTTATTGTTATGAAATAA